A genome region from Methylobacterium sp. FF17 includes the following:
- a CDS encoding (2Fe-2S)-binding protein encodes MIAPQPLAVTVNGSPVRRFVEPRLSLADFLRGDLGLTGTHLGCESGACGACIVNLDGQPVHACLMLAVQVDGMRVDTIEGLSDAGVLADLQAAFHARNALQCGFCSPGILVVAHDCLASWDASGTVPSREAIRDALSGNYCRCTGYEAIVDAIESTARARRNRGVAA; translated from the coding sequence ATGATCGCGCCGCAGCCCCTCGCCGTGACCGTCAACGGATCCCCGGTCCGGCGCTTCGTGGAGCCGCGCCTGTCACTGGCCGATTTCCTGCGGGGCGACCTCGGCCTCACCGGCACACATCTCGGCTGCGAGAGCGGCGCCTGCGGCGCCTGCATCGTCAACCTCGACGGGCAGCCGGTCCATGCCTGCCTCATGCTCGCGGTGCAGGTGGATGGGATGCGGGTCGATACCATCGAGGGCCTGTCGGATGCCGGCGTCCTCGCCGATCTGCAGGCCGCGTTCCATGCGCGCAACGCACTGCAATGTGGGTTCTGCAGCCCCGGCATCCTGGTGGTCGCGCACGATTGCCTCGCGAGCTGGGACGCATCCGGCACGGTCCCGTCCCGGGAGGCGATCCGCGACGCGCTGTCGGGGAATTACTGCCGGTGCACCGGCTACGAGGCCATCGTCGACGCCATCGAGAGTACGGCCAGGGCCCGCCGCAACAGGGGGGTGGCGGCATGA
- a CDS encoding TetR/AcrR family transcriptional regulator codes for MDLPDARASEVFVDEAKAAAPAVRRRLPAAQREQQIVEAAAQFFAEHGLAGQTRELAREIGITHSAIFRYFPTKEALLDRVYEHVYVQRWNPAWGGLVQDRSQALETRILRFYREYAEKIFDYVWVRIFVFSGLKGYDIAPRYLAIIRDRVIHPICAEMREDLNLPTPEIVPLTERETEAAWALHGKIFYLAIRKFVYGWPIPDDLSQVIADDVGAFLKGAAPIFIDSVKDAAKS; via the coding sequence ATGGATCTTCCCGATGCCCGCGCCTCGGAAGTGTTCGTCGATGAAGCGAAGGCGGCCGCGCCCGCCGTCAGGCGACGCTTGCCCGCCGCGCAGCGCGAGCAGCAGATCGTCGAGGCGGCGGCACAGTTCTTCGCGGAGCACGGCCTAGCCGGGCAGACGCGCGAACTGGCCCGTGAGATCGGCATCACGCATTCGGCGATCTTTCGCTACTTCCCCACGAAGGAAGCGTTGCTCGATCGGGTCTACGAGCATGTCTACGTCCAGCGCTGGAACCCGGCCTGGGGCGGCTTGGTGCAGGACCGGTCGCAGGCGCTCGAGACGCGCATCCTGCGGTTCTATCGAGAATACGCCGAGAAGATCTTCGATTACGTCTGGGTGCGGATCTTCGTGTTCTCGGGCCTGAAGGGCTACGACATCGCCCCCCGCTACCTCGCCATCATCCGCGACCGGGTGATCCACCCCATCTGCGCGGAGATGCGGGAAGACTTGAACCTTCCCACTCCCGAGATCGTGCCCCTGACCGAGCGCGAGACCGAGGCCGCCTGGGCACTGCACGGGAAAATCTTCTACCTGGCCATCCGTAAGTTCGTCTATGGCTGGCCAATCCCCGATGACCTCTCACAGGTCATCGCCGACGACGTCGGGGCATTCTTGAAGGGCGCGGCGCCGATCTTCATCGATAGTGTCAAGGATGCCGCAAAATCTTGA
- a CDS encoding methyl-accepting chemotaxis protein yields the protein MSTLRLDRLSVSQRILAGFGVVLLLLTVSALVTFRSVSMLNAEIENTGTRMQAAEEASALELLFNGTRRLVLNYMRTEQGEMLSDLRTGLAALKAESAGQASDGQDAAVRSRALDYVTGTDALIGVMQKRKAALGDLVKLGAALSNAGYAMAQLAAQEPALAAAAFRADRALQASMSAVYLFRFSNNPADASTATVEFGRYTRELLALSRLDEAGLLQASLKVANAKVAAFRTALDGVLKGASEIETAYQSLKQTGDVLIGLGKETRERAVREQRQIMAEMTEDAGALRQRVIGIGGVALVIGGLLAWRVGRGVSQPVTAMTGAMQRLAAGDHGVAVPGARRSDELGAMARAVQVFKDALIAKAQADAAAAEEADAKMRRADQLDALTKAFESNVSVLTQGLAGAATEMEATAQGMAGTAEQTTRQSTSAMRAAEHTSANVQTVAAATEEMSASIQEITQQAGQSARIAQQAADEARRTDGLVRQLASAAERIDTVVAMINKIAGHTNLLALNATIEAARAGEAGRGFAVVASEVKELAGQTTRATEEIAGHIASIQDVTQASVTAIQAIGSTIGQMAAASNAIAAAMEQQGAATQEIARNVQQAANGTGQVVGSIDDVRLGADSTGNAATQVLGAAQELSHHSESLRREVGTFLMAVKAA from the coding sequence ATGTCCACCCTCCGTCTCGACCGCCTTTCGGTCTCCCAGCGCATTCTGGCCGGCTTCGGCGTGGTGCTGCTTCTCCTCACCGTATCCGCACTCGTCACATTCCGAAGCGTCAGCATGCTGAACGCCGAGATCGAGAACACCGGCACCCGCATGCAGGCAGCCGAGGAGGCAAGCGCCCTCGAACTGCTCTTCAACGGAACGCGGCGCCTCGTGCTCAACTACATGCGCACCGAACAGGGCGAGATGCTGAGCGACCTCAGGACAGGCCTCGCCGCCCTCAAGGCGGAGAGCGCCGGCCAGGCATCGGACGGTCAGGACGCGGCGGTCAGAAGCCGGGCGCTCGACTACGTCACCGGCACCGATGCGCTCATCGGCGTGATGCAGAAGCGGAAAGCCGCCCTCGGCGATCTGGTGAAGCTCGGTGCCGCGCTCTCGAACGCGGGCTACGCGATGGCCCAGCTCGCCGCACAGGAGCCGGCGCTCGCGGCCGCGGCCTTCCGGGCCGACCGGGCGCTTCAAGCCAGCATGAGCGCGGTCTACCTGTTCCGATTCAGCAACAACCCGGCGGATGCCAGCACCGCCACGGTCGAGTTCGGGCGCTACACCCGGGAACTCCTGGCCCTGTCGCGGCTCGACGAGGCAGGCCTGCTCCAGGCCTCCCTGAAGGTGGCGAACGCGAAGGTCGCCGCCTTCCGGACAGCCCTCGACGGGGTCCTGAAGGGGGCTTCCGAGATCGAGACCGCGTATCAGAGCTTGAAGCAGACGGGCGACGTCCTGATCGGCCTGGGCAAGGAGACCCGCGAGCGGGCGGTCCGGGAACAGCGGCAGATCATGGCCGAGATGACCGAGGATGCGGGCGCACTGAGGCAACGCGTCATCGGGATCGGTGGCGTCGCTCTTGTCATCGGTGGGCTCCTCGCCTGGCGCGTCGGCCGCGGCGTTTCCCAACCGGTGACGGCGATGACCGGGGCGATGCAGCGCCTCGCCGCAGGCGACCATGGGGTCGCGGTCCCGGGTGCCCGGAGGTCCGACGAACTCGGCGCCATGGCGCGGGCGGTGCAGGTCTTCAAGGATGCGCTCATCGCCAAGGCGCAGGCGGACGCCGCGGCGGCCGAGGAGGCGGACGCGAAGATGCGGCGTGCCGACCAGCTCGACGCCCTGACGAAGGCGTTCGAATCGAATGTCTCCGTCCTCACGCAGGGTCTGGCCGGCGCCGCCACCGAGATGGAGGCCACGGCCCAGGGTATGGCAGGCACCGCGGAGCAGACGACCCGCCAATCCACCAGTGCGATGCGGGCGGCCGAACACACCTCGGCAAATGTGCAGACGGTCGCTGCGGCGACCGAGGAGATGTCCGCGTCCATTCAGGAGATCACGCAGCAGGCCGGCCAGTCGGCCCGCATCGCGCAACAGGCGGCCGACGAGGCCCGCCGGACGGATGGGCTGGTCCGGCAACTCGCCAGCGCTGCCGAGCGGATCGATACCGTCGTGGCGATGATCAACAAGATTGCCGGGCACACGAATCTCCTGGCGCTGAATGCGACCATCGAAGCGGCCCGGGCGGGCGAGGCCGGACGGGGCTTTGCCGTCGTGGCCTCCGAGGTGAAGGAACTCGCGGGTCAGACCACGCGGGCGACCGAGGAGATCGCTGGGCATATCGCGTCCATCCAGGACGTCACGCAGGCCTCCGTCACGGCCATCCAGGCCATCGGCAGCACGATCGGGCAGATGGCGGCGGCCTCGAACGCCATCGCAGCCGCCATGGAGCAGCAGGGCGCCGCGACACAGGAGATCGCCCGAAACGTGCAGCAGGCGGCGAATGGAACCGGGCAGGTCGTCGGCAGCATCGATGATGTGCGCCTGGGCGCCGATTCCACCGGCAATGCTGCGACCCAGGTGCTGGGCGCGGCACAGGAGCTCTCACACCACTCGGAGAGCCTTCGTCGCGAAGTCGGCACGTTCCTGATGGCTGTGAAGGCCGCCTGA
- a CDS encoding DctP family TRAP transporter solute-binding subunit translates to MLGRLRVAATIVGLCSILAITHAQAQERVLRLGYLFAENSQLGAGAERFAKDVAKRTGNAYRVELYPNGAVGGEVEMAEELRLGHLDIAFITSAPFSSIIPEFGVFDIPFLFRDASHAHGVFDGAVGQDYLKKFQQKGMIALAWGENGMRHITNSKHPVTKPEDLKGLSMRVPQSDIMLTGFRSLGVKAEPLAFPALYGALQSGQFDGQENPIAVISASRFEKVQRHLTLSGHVYSWAVMVMSKPAWDALGPAEQKAFTEAARAAGQVSREAAGRAEREGVDELRKAGMKVVASVDRTAFEQSLQSATAGFSARFGAETIRQIKSVR, encoded by the coding sequence GTGCTTGGACGTCTCAGAGTTGCAGCGACGATCGTCGGGCTATGCTCGATTTTAGCCATCACGCACGCGCAGGCACAGGAGCGCGTCCTCAGGCTCGGCTACCTCTTCGCCGAGAATTCGCAGCTCGGGGCAGGGGCAGAGCGCTTCGCCAAGGACGTCGCCAAGCGCACCGGCAATGCGTATCGCGTCGAACTGTATCCGAACGGCGCCGTCGGTGGTGAGGTCGAGATGGCGGAGGAACTTCGCCTCGGGCACCTCGACATCGCCTTCATCACGAGTGCGCCCTTCTCCAGCATCATCCCCGAATTCGGGGTCTTCGACATTCCGTTCCTGTTCCGCGACGCGAGCCACGCGCACGGCGTCTTCGACGGCGCGGTCGGGCAGGATTACCTGAAGAAGTTCCAGCAGAAAGGCATGATCGCGCTCGCCTGGGGCGAGAACGGCATGCGCCACATCACCAACTCCAAGCATCCGGTCACGAAACCGGAGGATCTCAAGGGTCTTTCGATGCGTGTGCCGCAATCGGACATCATGCTCACGGGCTTTCGAAGCCTCGGCGTGAAGGCGGAGCCCCTGGCCTTCCCGGCACTCTACGGCGCACTGCAATCCGGGCAGTTCGACGGCCAGGAGAACCCGATCGCGGTGATCTCAGCCTCGCGTTTCGAGAAGGTCCAGCGGCACCTGACCCTCAGTGGTCACGTCTATTCCTGGGCCGTCATGGTCATGTCGAAGCCGGCCTGGGACGCCCTGGGTCCTGCTGAACAGAAGGCCTTCACCGAGGCTGCTCGGGCGGCGGGTCAGGTCTCCCGCGAGGCGGCCGGACGCGCCGAACGCGAGGGCGTGGACGAACTGCGCAAGGCCGGGATGAAGGTGGTCGCCTCGGTCGATCGCACGGCCTTCGAACAGAGCCTGCAATCCGCGACCGCCGGATTCAGCGCCCGATTCGGCGCCGAGACGATCCGCCAGATCAAGTCCGTCCGCTAA
- a CDS encoding PQQ-dependent sugar dehydrogenase, which produces MSVALTRSLAVILLGSLTLQGVAAQQPASLPAGAAQPVDRGSALYGRPEGGDAAKLAPIAGPPLATPLAKLPLDKLKVPDGFEIEVYASGLANGRSMRQGPDGTLFVGTRTVGKVYAIPEKRDADGKRQVKTIATGLHRPNGLAFHDGSLYVAELSKIWRYDGIEKHLDDVPKPTLVYDDLPKDEAHGWKFIAIGPDDKLYVPIGAPGNITMPPETHAQIRRMDLDGKNVEVIARGVRNTVGFDWNPTTKQLWFTDNGRDWVSEDIPNDELNVLAEPGKQHFGFPFCHQGTFTDPEYGWGRSCTEFSGPAALLGAHTAALGLRFYTGAMFPAAYRNAMFIAHHGSWNRTTKLGGDVVVAKLGPDGKVSSLEPFLTGFLQDNKYAGRPVDVLVANDGALLVSDDYNGAIYRISTTK; this is translated from the coding sequence GTGAGTGTTGCCCTGACACGAAGTCTCGCTGTGATCCTACTCGGCTCGCTCACGCTGCAGGGTGTTGCTGCGCAGCAGCCCGCGAGCTTACCCGCGGGGGCAGCGCAACCTGTCGATCGGGGCTCTGCGCTGTATGGTCGTCCGGAGGGCGGGGACGCCGCCAAACTCGCACCCATCGCCGGCCCCCCTCTCGCGACGCCGCTGGCAAAGCTGCCGCTCGACAAGCTCAAGGTGCCGGACGGCTTCGAGATCGAAGTCTATGCCAGCGGACTCGCGAACGGTCGGTCCATGCGCCAGGGCCCGGACGGCACGCTCTTCGTCGGCACCCGGACGGTCGGCAAGGTCTATGCGATCCCCGAGAAGCGCGACGCGGACGGGAAGCGTCAGGTCAAGACCATCGCCACCGGCCTGCATCGGCCCAACGGGCTCGCGTTCCACGATGGGTCGCTCTACGTCGCCGAACTGTCGAAGATCTGGCGCTACGACGGCATCGAGAAGCATCTCGACGACGTTCCGAAGCCGACGCTGGTCTACGACGACCTCCCCAAGGACGAGGCGCATGGCTGGAAGTTCATCGCCATCGGGCCCGACGACAAGCTCTACGTACCGATCGGCGCGCCCGGCAACATCACCATGCCACCCGAGACCCACGCCCAGATCCGGCGGATGGACCTCGACGGTAAGAATGTCGAGGTGATCGCCCGGGGCGTCCGCAACACCGTCGGCTTCGACTGGAACCCGACGACGAAGCAGCTCTGGTTCACGGATAACGGCCGCGACTGGGTGTCCGAGGACATCCCGAACGACGAGCTCAACGTCCTCGCCGAGCCCGGCAAACAACATTTCGGTTTCCCGTTCTGTCACCAGGGCACATTCACCGACCCAGAATACGGATGGGGCCGTTCCTGCACCGAGTTCTCGGGGCCGGCCGCACTCCTCGGCGCGCACACCGCCGCGCTGGGCCTGCGCTTCTACACCGGCGCGATGTTTCCGGCCGCGTACCGGAACGCCATGTTCATCGCGCATCACGGCTCCTGGAACCGCACGACGAAGCTCGGGGGCGACGTGGTGGTGGCCAAGCTCGGGCCCGATGGAAAGGTGTCCTCGCTCGAACCTTTCCTGACCGGCTTCCTGCAGGACAACAAGTATGCCGGCCGCCCCGTCGACGTGCTCGTCGCCAACGACGGTGCGCTACTCGTGTCGGACGATTACAACGGCGCGATCTACCGGATCAGCACCACGAAATGA
- a CDS encoding tripartite tricarboxylate transporter permease, with protein sequence MTDLLANLGLGFAVALSLQNVTLCFLGCLVGTLIGVLPGVGPIATIAMLLPITFGLDPVGALIMLAGIYYGAQYGGSTTAILVNIPGEATSVVTTLDGHQMARQGRAGVALGIAAIGSFFAGTVATLLIAALGAPLTRLALIFGPAEYFALMVMGLAFAVVLAHGSVLKAVAMILVGILLATVGTDLETGQERMTFGLAFLTDGVDFSVLAMGLFGVAEILRNLDQTETREIARARIGRLLPSLADLRQAAPSALRGTAIGSILGILPGNGAVLGPFAAYTIEKRLARDPSRFGRGAIEGVAGPESANNAGAQTAFIPLLTLGIPPNAVMALMVGAMTIHGIVPGPGVMTKNPNLFWGMIASMWIGNLMLLVINLPLVGIWVRLLKVPYRLMFPAILMFCSIGIYSINSLPTDVMLIAAFGVFGYGLIKFGFEPAPLLLGFVLGKLMEEYLRRALTLSRGDALVFLERPVSAVLFLVAFTILAAALLPSLRRSRDEVFTEA encoded by the coding sequence GTGACGGATCTCCTCGCCAATCTCGGCCTCGGCTTTGCCGTCGCGCTGAGCCTGCAGAACGTGACGCTCTGCTTCCTGGGCTGCCTCGTCGGCACCCTGATCGGCGTGCTGCCCGGCGTCGGGCCGATCGCCACCATCGCCATGCTCCTGCCGATCACCTTCGGGCTCGATCCCGTCGGCGCCCTGATCATGCTCGCGGGGATCTATTACGGGGCGCAGTATGGTGGCTCCACCACGGCGATCCTCGTCAACATCCCAGGCGAGGCGACCTCGGTCGTCACCACCCTCGACGGTCACCAGATGGCCCGCCAGGGCCGGGCCGGGGTGGCGCTCGGCATCGCCGCCATCGGCTCGTTCTTTGCCGGTACCGTCGCCACGCTGCTGATCGCGGCGCTCGGCGCACCGCTGACGCGCCTTGCGCTGATCTTCGGGCCTGCGGAGTATTTCGCCCTGATGGTGATGGGGCTCGCCTTCGCCGTCGTCCTCGCGCACGGCTCCGTGCTCAAGGCCGTGGCCATGATCCTGGTCGGCATCCTGCTCGCCACCGTGGGCACCGACCTCGAGACCGGCCAGGAGCGCATGACCTTCGGCCTCGCCTTCCTTACCGACGGCGTCGATTTCTCGGTCCTGGCGATGGGTCTGTTCGGGGTCGCCGAGATCCTGCGCAACCTCGATCAGACCGAGACCCGTGAGATCGCCCGGGCGCGGATCGGCCGCCTGCTTCCCAGTCTCGCGGATCTTCGGCAGGCGGCACCCTCTGCCCTGCGCGGGACGGCGATCGGGTCCATCCTGGGCATCCTGCCCGGCAACGGCGCCGTGCTCGGCCCCTTCGCCGCCTATACGATCGAGAAGCGGCTCGCCCGCGATCCGAGCCGCTTCGGACGCGGCGCCATCGAGGGGGTCGCCGGGCCGGAGAGCGCCAACAATGCCGGCGCGCAGACGGCCTTCATCCCGCTCCTCACCCTCGGCATTCCGCCGAACGCCGTGATGGCGCTGATGGTCGGCGCGATGACGATCCACGGCATCGTTCCGGGCCCCGGCGTGATGACCAAGAACCCCAATCTGTTCTGGGGCATGATCGCGTCGATGTGGATCGGCAACCTCATGCTGCTCGTCATCAACCTGCCGCTCGTCGGCATCTGGGTGCGCCTGCTGAAGGTACCTTACCGGCTGATGTTTCCCGCGATCCTGATGTTCTGCTCGATCGGGATCTACTCGATCAATTCGCTGCCCACCGACGTCATGCTGATCGCCGCCTTCGGGGTGTTCGGATACGGACTGATCAAGTTCGGCTTCGAGCCCGCGCCGCTCCTGCTGGGCTTCGTGCTGGGCAAGCTGATGGAGGAATACCTGCGCCGTGCGCTCACCCTGTCGCGCGGCGACGCACTGGTCTTCCTCGAGCGTCCGGTGAGCGCGGTGCTGTTCCTCGTCGCCTTCACGATCCTGGCGGCGGCGTTGCTGCCGTCGCTGCGGCGAAGTCGCGACGAGGTGTTCACGGAAGCCTGA
- a CDS encoding c-type cytochrome has translation MRPRHNLGALLATLLIGTASAAPLGERLAPCLACHGAGGTSETAGVPSLGAQMPDYIVTQLFQFREGQRQAPPMNEMAAGLSDDDLRSYSDALGALPAPVATGGAPDAALTTRAQALIAKHQCNSCHTADLTGRDSIPRIRGQREEYLAAALTGYRSNARPGYDPAMNEAAQGLKDDEIRDLAAYISRL, from the coding sequence ATGAGACCGCGTCACAACCTCGGCGCCCTGCTCGCAACCCTCCTCATCGGGACGGCGTCGGCCGCCCCGCTAGGGGAGCGGCTCGCCCCGTGCCTCGCCTGTCACGGCGCGGGTGGCACCTCGGAGACGGCGGGGGTGCCCTCGCTCGGCGCCCAGATGCCCGACTACATCGTCACGCAGCTCTTCCAGTTCCGGGAGGGGCAGCGCCAGGCTCCGCCGATGAACGAGATGGCCGCCGGCCTCTCCGACGACGATCTGCGCAGCTACTCGGACGCACTCGGGGCGCTGCCCGCGCCGGTCGCCACGGGTGGAGCGCCGGACGCGGCACTGACGACGCGCGCGCAGGCACTGATCGCGAAGCACCAATGCAATTCCTGCCACACGGCGGATCTGACGGGGCGCGACAGCATCCCGCGCATCCGCGGCCAGCGCGAGGAATACCTGGCCGCCGCTCTCACCGGCTATCGGTCGAACGCCCGGCCCGGCTACGACCCGGCCATGAACGAGGCGGCGCAGGGCCTGAAGGACGATGAGATCCGCGATCTCGCAGCCTACATCTCGCGCCTCTGA
- a CDS encoding tripartite tricarboxylate transporter substrate-binding protein, which translates to MRRALAIGLLSALAAVGAAADTYPQRPITMVVPFAAGGPTDVVARIVAEPMSRALGQQVVIENVTGAGGTTGITRASQASPDGYTIMMGHMGTHGAAPALFKGLKYDPAKSFDPIGLAAGTPIVIVAKKSFPAQDLKGFIEALKARGPAINQAHAGVGSVSHSTGVLFNSLTGAKPTLVVYRGTGPALNDLMADQVDFMTDQIVNVAPQIAGGTIKAYAVATPERSPSLPDVPTTKEAGLPGYEVSAWNAVFAPKGLPADVRAKLVAALDTALKDPGTTKRILELGGTVPKEAEAGPAALQALVEREVARWTPVLRSAVEANP; encoded by the coding sequence ATGAGAAGGGCTCTCGCCATCGGCCTCCTGTCGGCGCTCGCCGCCGTCGGTGCTGCAGCCGACACCTACCCCCAGCGTCCGATCACCATGGTGGTGCCCTTCGCGGCCGGCGGTCCGACCGACGTGGTGGCGCGGATCGTCGCCGAACCCATGTCACGCGCGCTGGGCCAGCAGGTCGTCATCGAGAACGTCACCGGGGCGGGCGGAACCACTGGCATCACCCGCGCCTCGCAGGCCTCACCCGACGGCTACACCATCATGATGGGCCACATGGGCACGCACGGCGCGGCACCGGCCCTGTTCAAGGGCCTGAAATACGATCCGGCCAAGAGCTTCGACCCCATCGGCCTCGCCGCCGGCACGCCGATCGTCATCGTCGCCAAGAAGAGCTTTCCGGCCCAGGATCTCAAGGGGTTCATCGAGGCGCTGAAGGCGCGTGGCCCCGCCATCAACCAGGCCCATGCCGGCGTCGGGTCCGTCTCGCATTCGACCGGGGTGCTGTTCAATTCACTGACCGGCGCCAAGCCCACGCTCGTCGTCTACCGCGGCACGGGGCCTGCGCTGAACGACCTGATGGCGGACCAGGTCGACTTCATGACCGACCAGATCGTCAACGTCGCTCCGCAGATCGCCGGCGGCACGATCAAGGCCTACGCCGTCGCGACGCCCGAGCGCTCTCCGAGCCTACCCGACGTGCCGACGACGAAGGAGGCCGGCCTGCCCGGCTACGAGGTCAGCGCCTGGAACGCCGTGTTCGCGCCGAAGGGCCTGCCGGCGGATGTCCGGGCCAAGCTCGTCGCGGCCCTCGACACGGCGCTCAAGGATCCGGGTACGACGAAGCGCATTCTGGAGCTCGGCGGCACGGTGCCGAAGGAGGCCGAAGCCGGGCCGGCTGCCCTGCAGGCCCTCGTCGAGCGCGAGGTCGCGCGGTGGACGCCGGTGCTTCGCTCCGCCGTCGAAGCCAATCCCTGA
- a CDS encoding tripartite tricarboxylate transporter TctB family protein, with protein MSDASDGARRTRSIVRAPQSFVAGIVLVLLGMFGMWAASDLPRGTLGSMGPGMLPHWVAIGVAACGGVLAVTGLVREEAGLQTSGLRGPLIVVLAILAFAVTIRPFALGPFASPGLGLIVAGPLAVIIGGYATPEARFRELLILALLLTAGCMLLFGDLLNLPIPIFPTALIEAASGTIPSRVLLRLAAGALALAGLGLLALERRSTRRGRTDVAPHAMTT; from the coding sequence ATGAGCGACGCATCCGACGGCGCGCGGCGGACACGGTCCATCGTGCGCGCGCCGCAGAGCTTCGTGGCCGGCATCGTGCTGGTCCTGCTCGGGATGTTCGGGATGTGGGCCGCGAGCGACCTGCCGCGGGGGACACTGGGGTCCATGGGGCCGGGCATGCTGCCGCACTGGGTGGCGATCGGTGTCGCGGCCTGCGGTGGCGTGCTCGCCGTGACGGGCCTCGTCCGCGAAGAGGCAGGCCTTCAGACCTCCGGCCTGCGCGGCCCGCTCATCGTCGTGCTGGCGATCCTGGCCTTCGCGGTGACGATCCGGCCCTTCGCCCTCGGCCCCTTCGCCAGTCCGGGCCTCGGCCTCATCGTCGCGGGACCGCTCGCGGTGATCATCGGAGGCTATGCGACGCCCGAGGCGCGCTTCCGTGAACTCCTGATCCTGGCCCTGCTCCTCACCGCCGGATGCATGCTGCTGTTCGGCGACCTGCTCAACCTGCCCATCCCGATCTTCCCCACCGCCCTGATCGAGGCGGCGAGCGGCACGATTCCGTCGCGCGTGCTGCTGCGGCTCGCGGCCGGTGCGCTCGCCCTGGCGGGCCTGGGCCTGCTCGCCCTGGAGCGCCGCTCCACACGCCGGGGCCGGACCGACGTCGCGCCGCACGCGATGACGACCTGA
- a CDS encoding FAD binding domain-containing protein — translation MKARAFDYRRVASVAEALDAYAACSGEARYLAGGQSLLPALNLRLDAPDLLIDIGRIEALRGIAIDGESLRIGALTRHAETLASPLIGAHAPILTQAAAYMAHPAIRNLGTMGGSLSLADPASELPACMRALGATLEITGPDGVRAVAADDFFRDLYETALVPGELLTAVRVPLAAPGSRMHFSEIARRRGDYAMVGLAANLVLADGIVTSARFGFCSVGPTPMRAPATEAMLTGRPLDPDAIAAARAALAEDLSPDDDDSLSGAARMHLARVLLGRVLATLGDGRVEAVAA, via the coding sequence ATGAAGGCTCGTGCCTTCGATTACCGCCGCGTGGCAAGCGTGGCGGAGGCGCTCGACGCCTATGCGGCCTGTTCCGGCGAGGCGCGCTACCTCGCCGGCGGCCAAAGCCTGCTGCCGGCTCTGAACCTGCGCCTCGACGCCCCGGATCTCCTCATCGACATCGGACGGATCGAGGCGTTGCGCGGCATCGCCATCGACGGGGAATCCCTGCGGATCGGCGCCCTGACCCGCCATGCGGAGACCCTGGCATCCCCCCTCATCGGCGCCCACGCACCAATCCTGACCCAGGCCGCTGCCTACATGGCGCACCCGGCGATCCGTAATCTCGGCACGATGGGCGGCAGCCTCTCGCTGGCCGATCCCGCCTCCGAACTGCCGGCCTGCATGCGCGCCCTCGGTGCCACCCTGGAGATCACCGGGCCCGACGGTGTTCGCGCCGTGGCGGCAGACGACTTCTTCCGGGATCTGTACGAGACGGCCCTGGTTCCGGGCGAACTTCTGACGGCGGTCCGTGTGCCGCTCGCCGCACCCGGGTCGCGGATGCACTTCTCCGAGATCGCCCGCCGTCGCGGCGACTACGCCATGGTGGGGCTCGCGGCGAACCTCGTGCTGGCGGACGGGATCGTGACCTCGGCCCGGTTCGGTTTCTGCTCGGTGGGGCCGACCCCCATGCGGGCCCCCGCGACGGAGGCGATGCTCACGGGACGCCCGCTCGACCCCGACGCCATCGCGGCGGCCCGCGCGGCCCTGGCGGAAGACCTCTCGCCGGACGACGACGACAGTCTCTCGGGAGCGGCCCGGATGCATCTCGCCCGCGTCCTGCTCGGCCGGGTTCTGGCGACCCTCGGTGACGGCCGCGTCGAGGCGGTGGCCGCATGA